From the genome of Spirochaeta lutea:
CCCTCGACGGAGGGTACTACGCTCCCTCGATAGCCGCCCCTCCCCTAGGCGGGGGGGGCTTCTCCTCCGGTCGATGGTGATAATCCTGGTGCTAGGGATGCTTTCCCTGGTTTCCAGTTGCATGACTCTCCCCAAAACCGGCAGGGCCACTGTTCTGGATTCCCCGAACTCCCCGGACTCCCCGGGCCAAACACCCCCACCCCCGGAGCAGGCGCAGGATTCAACCCAGGATGGAATTGCAGCGATGAATGCCGGCCGCCAGGACCCCCTGGTTTGGATCCTGGAAAAACCCGGGGTACGGCTGACCATTCTCGGGTCGGTGCACCTCGCCCACCCGGGTATGTTTCCCCTCCCTGATTACATCCTTGAGGCCTTCGATTCGGCCGACCGCCTGGTGGTGGAGGTGGATCTCAGCCGGCTTACCCCGGGCTACACCCAGAAAATCACCATGGAAGCCATTACCCTGCCCAAGGGGACGAGTCTGCTGGAGCTCATTCCCGAACAAACCTCGGACCGCCTCATCGAAGTCCTTACCGACTATCCCCTGCCCCCGGGATTCGCAGAGTCCCTGCAGCCCTGGGCCTTAGAACAGCTGTTGATTACCATGACAGCAGCCCGGGAGGGGATTCATACGGAACAGGGCATTGATGCCTATTTTATTCAGCGGGCGATCTCCCAGGATAAATCCATCCATGAACTGGAAACCCTGGAGGAACAGTTGGGGTACTTTCAGCTGATTCCCCGGGAGAGCCACATCGCCAGCCTGGATCATACCCTGGAGAGTCTGGAGGAGATTCCCGGAGATATCCACGCCCTGCTCCAGGCCTGGAAGGCCGGAGATCTTCATGCCATTGAAGCCCTCATATGGGAAGATTGGGACCCGGATAGGGCGGATGATGTGATAAACCAGATCTTATTAACCGATCGCAACCACCGCTGGGTTGACCGCATCGAAGCAATGATCCACCCCGGAGGAACCGAGCCCTCCCCTCAGAATGCAGCCAGGGGAGAGAACCTCTTTGTGGTCGTCGGGTTTGGCCATTTGGTAGGCGAGGAATCCCTGGTTGAACTGCTGGTGGACCGGGGATTTACCGTCCGCAGCACTTTTTAAACTTCTTACCGCTGCCGCAGGGGCAGGGATCGTTTCGCCCAACCTGCGGTCCGGTATTAACGACCGTCTTTGGCACCAGGGTGCCCTCCACAAAGTACCATGACCCGTCGAGTTTTTCGAAGCGGCTCTGCTCATGGTGCTCATACTCCACCCCATCCTGGGAAAACCGGGCGATGAACTCCACCCCGCCCTGGGTATCCCCCGTCTCTCCACCCTGGGAGGCAATAATCTCCAGACCACGCCATTCGGACTCGGCGGCCCAGGCCCGGGTGGCTTCCACATCCAGGGAATCTCGGGTATCGGGATGGTGGGTATTTACAATATAATCCACCTCCCCCAGGGTATAGGCGGTGTATCGGGACCGCATAAGGGCCTGGGCGGTGGGAGCAGCCTGGGCTCCGGTAAGGTAGGGCTGACAACAGTGCAGGTAGGACTGGCCGCTCCCGCAGGGACATGTACTTGCTTTTATGCTCATGAGGGATAACTATATCCATACCGGAGGGGGGAATCAACACTCCCTCGGGCCGGCAGTACGACCCGGCAGTACGACCCGGCAATACGACCCGGCAATACGACCCGGCAATACGACCCGGCAATACGACCCGGCAATACGACCCGGCAGTACGACCCGGGAGTACGACCCGGTGGTGCTGTGGTCGGCTTTCAAACCGGCTCGGGATGGTATATCCTAATCTCCGGCTTACAACCCTATGGTATACTGATACGACTACTAAAGGAGTGCAACCAATGAATACAGATCCAAGCAGATCCCCTGCTTCTTCCATCGACGTTACCGCAATTATCGAAGAGGCTAAGGCCAGGGCCTTAGCTGAAACCAAGGACGAACCAACCCCGACACCCACCACCACGGTAGAATGGCCCCTTACCTGCACCGTCGGGCCGGGGCTTGAGGGCGCCATTGCCTGCGAGACCAAGGTTGGGTATGTGAACGGCCAAAAAGGATGGCTGGTGTACCGGGGATATAACATCTTTGACCTCTGCGCCTACTCGAGCTTTGAAGAGGTCAGCTACCTGCTTCTCCACGGAAGTCTCCCCAGCCCGGCTGAATTGGAAGCCTTTAACCAGAAGCTCTCCACCTACCGGGATATCAGTCAGACCCTCCGGCTGCTGATGAACTTTCCCGTGGAGCAGATCAGTCCCATGGCGGCCCTTCGCCTGGGCATAAACCTGATGCGGCAAAAACAGACCTTCCGGGATTACGAGGGCGCCCTATCGGATCAAGCCCCCATCGCCAGCGATGAGGACTCCATACCCATGGAAACCCTGCCCAAGGGCGACCGGGAAGCCATCTATCAATTCGATAAACCCCATTTTATCGCCCCCATGGATACCGCATCGGATCTCGGCAGCAGCACCGAACTGGAGAGCTGTTACCGCCTTATCTCAGGGGTAGCCGTTCTGACCGCAGCCATCGTCCGGATACGCCAGGGTAAACTCCCCATTGAGCCTCGACGAGACCTGTCCCATGCGGCAAATTTTCTCTACATGGTAACCGGAGAGGTTCCGGATGATCTTCAAACCCGGATTATGGATGTTAATCTCATCCTCCATGCCGACCATGGTATGAACGCCAGTACCTTCTCCTCCATGGTGGTGGCTTCCACCCTCTCGGACATTTACTTTTCCATCGGGGCCGGGGTTGCCGCCCTGAGCGGTCCCCTGCACGGGGGAGCCAACGAAGAGGT
Proteins encoded in this window:
- a CDS encoding YchJ family protein, with product MSIKASTCPCGSGQSYLHCCQPYLTGAQAAPTAQALMRSRYTAYTLGEVDYIVNTHHPDTRDSLDVEATRAWAAESEWRGLEIIASQGGETGDTQGGVEFIARFSQDGVEYEHHEQSRFEKLDGSWYFVEGTLVPKTVVNTGPQVGRNDPCPCGSGKKFKKCCGR
- a CDS encoding citrate/2-methylcitrate synthase, which codes for MNTDPSRSPASSIDVTAIIEEAKARALAETKDEPTPTPTTTVEWPLTCTVGPGLEGAIACETKVGYVNGQKGWLVYRGYNIFDLCAYSSFEEVSYLLLHGSLPSPAELEAFNQKLSTYRDISQTLRLLMNFPVEQISPMAALRLGINLMRQKQTFRDYEGALSDQAPIASDEDSIPMETLPKGDREAIYQFDKPHFIAPMDTASDLGSSTELESCYRLISGVAVLTAAIVRIRQGKLPIEPRRDLSHAANFLYMVTGEVPDDLQTRIMDVNLILHADHGMNASTFSSMVVASTLSDIYFSIGAGVAALSGPLHGGANEEVIKVLQEIGSPDRVELWFDRARKEKRKIPGFGHRVYKAYDPRARILGPLAEALAQQNPKMTLLMKTAKKLERTVVESLGKEKKIFPNVDFYSGLVYKALNLPSSIFTPIFAMSRVSGWTSRIIEYLEHNRIFRPRAIYTGDFYEDFPRQGDSK
- a CDS encoding TraB/GumN family protein, with translation MVIILVLGMLSLVSSCMTLPKTGRATVLDSPNSPDSPGQTPPPPEQAQDSTQDGIAAMNAGRQDPLVWILEKPGVRLTILGSVHLAHPGMFPLPDYILEAFDSADRLVVEVDLSRLTPGYTQKITMEAITLPKGTSLLELIPEQTSDRLIEVLTDYPLPPGFAESLQPWALEQLLITMTAAREGIHTEQGIDAYFIQRAISQDKSIHELETLEEQLGYFQLIPRESHIASLDHTLESLEEIPGDIHALLQAWKAGDLHAIEALIWEDWDPDRADDVINQILLTDRNHRWVDRIEAMIHPGGTEPSPQNAARGENLFVVVGFGHLVGEESLVELLVDRGFTVRSTF